The Desulfobulbus propionicus DSM 2032 DNA segment CCGCGTTTGGCCCGACCAGGCCACCCTCAATGCCCATTCGCCTTCGCTCCTGACCCGGCTGACCGGAGTGAGCCCCTTCGTCGTCGCCGTTGCCTTCGCCTTGGGCGGCATCGCGGGGATGGCGGCCAATTTCCTTTTCGGACGTTTGTGGGCGCGGCATCTCCACACCCACCACTGTGGCGAAATTTACAAGCTCCGCCAGACGGAACGAGGCACGGAAATAACCTGTGAACTTCACTGTGGCCGAGCCCTCCAACCCGGCATGGACGGGGCAGTCTATCGACCATCTGGCGAGCTTTTGGGCGCAGCCAAGGTGATTAACTGTGAAAACGGCGAGGTCTTGCTGCTGATCAGTCAGTCCATTGATGTGCGTTTGGGCGATGTCGCCTGTGTCCAGGTCGAGAGCAAGCAGAATGGCTCGGAGAGGGGCAGCTCCGCCGTTTGAAAAAGAATTGACAACCCCAGCCATGCTTTGTAGGGATTACAGGCGCATAACAGGGCGTGATCCGTAACGGGCACCGTGTCCGTCTGTGTGGCACACCGCGGCATCGGCAAAGGCATGGTAGGGGAAGAGTCAAGACACACGTTGACACAGGGTATTTTTTCTCACCACACGTTGCATCCCGATTCCAGGAGGGTAGCCTGACGGGGCCGGGATAAGGATTCCACCATGGAAAGAAACTATCGAAAACTCTGGTGGCAGCACTGTCTGGCCATTATTTGTTTTTCCGTTGTTCCCCTGTTGTTCGTCAACATCTCCCTCTACGTGCTCTTTGACCGGATATACACCGACACGGTCACGGAAACCCTGCGGAGCTCGGCCGAAAACCGACGCGACGCCATCGACCTGTTTTTTTCCGAGCGTATCGCCCAGCTGTTCACTGTCGCCAACACCAACACCTTCAAGGACCTCACCGACGAGAACTATCTCAACCGCGTGTTCGACATCATGCATGCCAAGTCCACTTCCTACATGGATATTGGCATCATTGACAACGAGGGCCGCCACCTCTCCTATGTTGGCCCCTACTACGACCTGCTCAAACAGGTCAACTACAAGAACGAACCCTGGTTCAACGCCGTCAAGGCCAACGGTATCTACATCAGCGACATCTTCATGGGGTATCGCAAGGTGCCTCATTTCATTATCGCGGTCATGGTTCGGGAGAAGAGTACCTCCTGGATCCTGCGGGTGACGATCAACCTGAAGAACATCGACGACATCGTCCATAAGGCGTGGATCGGCACCCTGAGTGATGCCTACATCGTCAACGGCAAGAATATCCTCCAGACCAGGCCGCGCTTCGGCGGCGACTTCCTTGAACCCGCCGGTGGACCGGATTTTTCTTCAACCGTGGCCACCAAGATCTCCCGACTCGCCTATAAAGGCAGCGAGGCGTTCTACGCCGCCATTCCCGTCGCCAACACCAAGTGGGTGCTGGTGATCAAGGAAAATCCCGATGAAATTCTTTCCCCGCTGCAAAAGGGCAAATATTGGATGGCCTTCCTTTCGCTGCTGGGCTTGACCATCATCGCCACCGGCGCCGCCTTGTTCACCAACACCCTGATCAACCGCATCGAGGAAACGGATCGCGAGAATGCCGCCAATTCCGATATGCTGCTCCAGGCCAACAAGATGATCGCCCTCAGCAAGATGGCTGCGGGCATCGCCCATGAGGTCAACAATCCCCTGGCTTCGATTTCCGAAAAGGCTGGTTGGATGAAAGACCTGCTTGCCGAAGAGGATATCGCCGCCAGCCCCAATTTCGCCGAGTTCAGTGAATCGATCGACAAGATCGAGTATCATGTCGACAGGGCAAGAAAAATAGTTCACAACCTGCTTGGTTTTGCCCGAAGAATGGAACCAGCCAAAGAGAAGATCAACATCAACAACCTGCTCGACGAAACGACCGGATTGCTGGAAAACGAGGCCCGGTATGTCAACATCCTCATCAAAAAGCAGTATGCGGAAAATGTCCCGGTGATCACCAGCGACCTGTCCCAGATCCAGCAGGTGGTGCTCAACCTGCTCAACAATGCCATCGACGCCATCGGCAGTGACGGCACGATCACTGTCGGCTCGCGCTATCTTGAGGACACCGACCAGGTGGAGCTGTGGGTCGCCGATACCGGCAAGGGCATACCTGAAGCCGAGCAGAGCAAGATCTTCGAACCGTTCTTCACCACCAAGGCTGTTGGCAAGGGCACGGGCCTTGGACTTTCCATTTCATACAGCATTATCGAAAAGCTGGGCGGGAAAATGCGGGTTCAGAGCAAGGTAGGCGAGGGAACGATGTTCACCATTCTTCTTCCGAAAAATTAAGGGTACATGATGGATACGTTGCGGGTTTTATTTGTGGATGACGAGGATGATTTTCGGGAAACCATTGTCAAAAGGCTGAATGCAAGAAAAATCCAGGCCATGGGTGCCGAAAGCGGTTTCAAGGCCCTGGAAATTCTTAAAGACCACGATTTTGACGTCATGGTGCTGGACGTCAAGATGCCGGGCATGGACGGGATTGAAACCCTGCGGCACGTGAAGAAGATGAAACCGGAGATCGAGGTCATCATGCTCACCGGTCATGCCTCGGTGGAGTTTGGCCTCAAGGGCATGCAGCTCGGTGCCTTTGACTATGTGATGAAACCGGCGCCGCTCAACGAACTGCTCGACACCATCGGTCAGGCCTACAACAAGAAACGTGGCGTGATTCACTGAAAGAGCCACGTCAGCGAAATGCTGGCCGTCATGCTTCCATGTCCGGCCGCCACCGGACAGCACGGCAAGCAGGCAGGGCGCAACGGTATCGCATTGTGACGGAGAGGCCGAACCAATGAGAGTCTGGGATACAAGTCATCTGCTCGATGATATACCGGCCAGCAAAACCGCTTCCACCGAGCATGTCTACGACTATACCGACAGTCAGGCCAACCTGAACCGCATTCGACAGCACTTCAAACAGCTCCAGACCCGGTTGATCCTGGGCTTGGTGGTCGGCTTTCTGCTGCCCAACGCCCTGCTTTCCGCCTACTTTCATTACCAGTTTGCCCATACCCTGAAAAACAGCGCCAAGCTCAATCTGATCGCGGTGGCGGAGAGCCAGAAAAACACTATCGATCTCTACCTGCAGGAACGGCTGGTCAATCTGTACAACCTGTTCCACAGCAAGGAATTCACCCTGTCGCCCACCCAGGCGCACATGGACAATTCGCTGAGCAGTCTCAAACACTTCAACGACGGCTTTGTCGATGTCGGTTTTTTAAATCCCAACGGCATCCAGATCGGCTACGCTGGGCCCTTTGCCTCGCTGCTTGGCAAGGATTACAGCAAGGAGGACTGGTACCAGAGGCTGCTCAAGGAAAACAAGAGCTATCTGATCAGCGACATCTATACGGGATTTCGCAATGTTCCCCATTTCACCATCGCCACCAAGCAGGTTTTCGACGGCCGCACCTATGTGATGCGCGCCTCCTTGGATCCAGACAAGCTCTACCTGTACCTGCGCGCCATCAGCCAAGGCAAGGGGGTGGAGTCGACCCTGGTCAACCGTCAAGGGCAGTACCAGGTGGTCGATCCCGGCCGCAGCCAACTTCCTGGGAGCAGCGACTATCTGCCGCCGGTAACCGCCGCTTCCGGGGTGGAAGAGTTGGTGCTCAACGATCAGAACATGCTGGTGGCCTATTCCTGGCTCAAGGAAACGCCTTGGGCCCTGCTGGCCATGCAGCCGGTGGCGGTGGCCCAGGCCGGCATGATCCGAGCACGACTGGTGCTGACCATCGGCCTGATTGGCGTTAGCCTGATTGTTTCGGTCATCATTTTTTTCACCATCAAGAAACTGGTCCGCCGCGCACGGCGCATGGCGGAAAAAGGGCAGCAGCTGCAGGAGATGCTTGCCCATGCCTCCAAGCTCGCATCCATCGGCGAACTGGCCGCAGGCGTGGCCCACGAGATCAACAACCCCCTGGCGATCATCATGGCCACCAGCGGCGTGATCCGCGATATGCTGAACCCCGAGTTCGAACTCGATCACAGCCCGGAGGCCATCTGCAAGGAGCTCTCGGTCATCGACGCGGCTGCCACCCGAGCCAAGGGCATTACCCGCAAACTCCAGGACATGGGCAAGAGCCGGGTTCCCTGCACGGTGGCATGCGATGTCAACGCCTTGGTCGAAGAGGTGGTGACCCGACTGAAAAAAGTCGAATTCAAGCCCAAACACTTCGACGTGCAGTGCCAGCTTGCCCCCGATCTGCCCCACATCTTAGCTGAACCAGAGCCGTTGCGGCAGGTGTTCGCCAACATTCTGATCAATGCCGGTGACGCCATTGCCGACAAGGGGACCATCACCATAGCCACCGAGGCCAAGGATGGCATGGTGTTGGTCACCATCGCCGATACCGGCAAGGGGATCCCGCCGGAGAACCTCCAGCGGATTTTCAACCCGTTTTTCACCACCAAGGGCGGGGGCAAGGGAACCGGCCTGGGCTTGAGCATTGCGGCAAGCATCGTCAAATACCTTGGTGGCACGATCAAGGTCAACAGTATCCCGGGAACAGGCAGTTCCTTTACCATCCTGCTCCCGGTCAACGAGCAGGCCAAGAAAACGATCAAGCAACACGACAAGTAAACGCACCATTATGGAAAAAAAACAAAGAGGATTTAAAGTTTTACTGGTTGACGACGAGGATATTTTCCGTGAGGCCACGGCCCGCCAGCTGACCGTGCGCGGTTTTGTCGTGCTCACGGCCGCCAGCGGTGAGGAAGCGCTCACTGTGGTCAGCAGCGATCCGCCCGAGGTGGTGGTGCTCGACCAGGAAATGCCTGGCCTGCATGGATCGGATACCTTTGTAGAAATCAAGAAGATCAACCCACTGATCGAGGTGATCATGCTCACCGGCAACACCAGTGTCGACAACGCCATCGAACTGATGCGGCTGGGGACCTTCGACTACCTGATGAAACCGATCAACATCGACGAACTGCTCTATAAGATCGAAGATGCCTACACCCGGAAAAAACTCAACGAAAAGCAGCAGCGTGAAACGGGCCAAGAGAAGCCGATGCGAGCTTAAGGTCCGCCACTTTCATCAGTGCTGCCGATAAAGGCGATTCATGCTGAAAAAACTGGCCGCGTTTTCTAAAAAATTTTTTTTCTTCCATCAGGAGGAAAGCGACCCGGTACTGGAAGCCGAAGAGGTGGAGGCGCTCCGGTTGACGTTCAAGTCCCGGTATCACAGCTTCAAACTGTTGCTGGCCGCCAACACCAGAATATTGGAGGCCATGGCCGAAATTGAACGGGCACTGCAGGGCAACGAGCCGTTCAGCATGTCGTTCGTCCAAACCCACTGCACCTCGATTTCGGTCAATGTTTTCCGGATGATCAATGACATGGAAAACATCGCCCCGGGCAAATACACGGCCTTGCGCGACAGTTTTCTTGCTATCCAGAAACGGATCGATGCCCTGCTTGGCTCGAAGAAGCAGATCTCCGATACCCGTCTCGTCATCCCTCTTGAAGCAGTCAACAGCGACATGACCGATCTGGTCGGCGGCAAGATGGCCAACCTGGGCGACATTAAAAACCGGCTGCACATGCATGTGCCCAGCGGCTTTGTGATCACCGCCGCCGCCCACGAGATGTTCATGCAGGCTGACGGTCTGCAACGCGAAATCGACCGGCTTTTTCAGGTGGCCGGTTCCGACGAAGACCGCAATCTTGATCTGGTCAGTTCCCAGATCCGGCAGCTGATCATGTCGGCCGAGGTGCCGGAACCTATTTATCTGGCTGTGGTCGAGGCCTACACCCGGATGAAGACCGCCAACAACGGTCAGGATATCCGGATGGCGGTCCGCAGCAGCGCCTTTGGCGAGGATGCGGAAAACACCTCCTTTGCCGGCCAGTACCGTAGCGAGCTCAACGTTGGTTTCTCTCAGTTCTTCTACTATTACAAGCAGGTCATGGCCTCCAAGTACAGCGTCCAGGCCATCGCCTACAAACTCAGCCGAGGTTTCCGTGACGAGGATATCGCCATGTGCGTCGGCTGCCTGGCGATGATCGACGCCGTTGCCGGCGGGGTGATCTACACCCGCAACCCTTTGGACACCAAGGATGACGCCATCTACATCAACTCGGTCTGGGGCCTGCCCAAGGCAGTGGTTGACGGCGATGCCTTGTGCGACTTGTTCGTGGTTGCCCGGGACGACGCCCTGACCATCCTCCGCCGGGACGTGCGGGAAAAAGGCTACCGGATCGACTCATTCGAGGAGGAGGGGTGTATCCGCACCGCGACCGGGGACGAACAACGGACCATGCCCTCACTGACCGACGAACAGGTGCAGTTGCTCGCCGATCATGCGGTTCGGATCGAGCAGTACTATGAAACACCCCAGGATATCGAATGGGCCATCGACACCGACGGCAAGGTGTACATCCTCCAATCCCGCCCCCTGCAGCAGATGGAATCCATCCTGCCTGGCCCTGACCTGGATCTCAAGCGGTTCGAATCGTCCCTGCTGGTTGAGGGGGGAATCAACGCCAGTCCCGGCGTGGCCTGCGGCAAGGTGTTCAAGGTGGCCAAGAAGGTCGATATCCTTCAGTTTCCCGAAGGCGCGGTCCTGGTGGTGGAACAGGCGCTGCCCACCTGGGCGCCGCTAGTGGCCCGAGCCGCTGCGGTGGTCTCCGAGCAGGGTGGATTTGCCGGCCATCTGGCCAACGTGGCCAGGGAATTCGGCATTCCCGCAGTCTTTGGGGTCAGCGGGGCCATGGCCAAGATGCACAATGGCGATGCGGTCACCGTGGCAGCCGATCTTGGCCAAGTCTATCTGGGAAACATCGCCCCTCTGCTCGAATGGACGAGGCCAGAACCAAAACTGATGCTGGGCAGTCCGGTGTACGAATCGCTCAAGGAAGTCAGCCGCCATATCATCCCCTTGCATCTTCTCGATCCGGAATCACGCGATTTCGTGCCCCAGAATTGTCAAACCTTCCACGACATCACCCGTTTCATCCACGAAAAGTCGGTGTATGAAATGTTCAATTTCGGCAAGGATCACAGTTTTTCCGAACGCTCCAGCAAACAGCTGTACTACCGGGTGCCGATGAATTGGTGGATACTCAACCTGGATGACGGTTTCACCCACGAAATCCACAGCAAATACGTTAAGTTGGAGGACATCGCCTCCATCCCGATGCTTGCCTTCTGGGAGGGCTTTGCCGCCATTCCCTGGGATGGCCCGCCGGCCATGGACGGCAAGGGCATGACCTCGATCATGTTCCGTTCGACCATGAACACCGCCCTGGTTCCGGGCATCAAATCCAAGTACGCCGATCGCAATTATTTCATGGTGTCCAGAAACTACTGCACCCTCAGTTCCCGCCTGGGATATCACTTTTCCACCATGGAGGCCATGGTCAGCGAGCGCTCGGCGGAAAACTATCTTGGCTTCAAGTTCAAGGGCGGTGCCGCCGATTTCGAGCGCTGTCTGGGCCGGGTCCATTTCATTCGCGAGATCCTCGAGCGCTACGGCTTCCGCGCCATGGTCAACGGCGACAACCTTGACGCCCGCATGGAGGGCCATGACATGGATTACATGCTCAGCCGCCTGAAAATCCTGGGGTACCTGACCCTCCACACGCGGCAACTCGACATGATCATGAACAACAGCGCCTTGGTCGGCTATTACATGAATAAGCTCACCAAGGACATTGATTCACTGCTGCAGGAGCAGTACCTCTGCACGGCGTGACCGTGCATGGTTGGTGGCCGCCGTTCCATCGAGGGCGGCTCGTCCGTTAACAGTGGAGTCATGCTATCCGGCGTGCACCGGTGACTCGGAAGTGGAGGAACAATGAGAAAGGTTTTAAGCATGCTATCCATGGCGACGTACTTCTTGCTTGCCGTCGGGGCCCTGGCCGCTGACAAGGCAACCATCAAAAAGAATGTCGATGACATGGTGGCGGCCATCAACAGCGGCAAGGAGGCAACCAGCTACAGAGCCGATACCTATACCCCGTATGCGTTCATTATGGAGCCGAACGGCAAACTGATCGTCCACCCGTATCTCGCCGGAGAATATCTCCAGGAGAAAGCGGAACCCATCTACAAAGCCCTGCAACAGGCGACCATGGAAGGGACCTGGGTGTCCTATCTCTGGAAAGGTGCGCTCAAGGAGACCTATGTGCGGCGGACCAAAAGCAATCTGACCGTCGGCAGCGGCTACTGACCGCTGGCGCATTCTGGGTCGCGCGAGGGGCTATGTGTGGTGCCGGGCTGAAGGATCGCCGGACAGGGAAAAATCAATCTTTCGATCCATACGGAAAACCGGTTTTGCCGTTCAGACACGGCGGCACGGGCCGCCAATGGTTTATCCACATGCCGAACCAATCTTGATTGCGGAGAAAGACCATGTCCACCATTCTTGGTAATCTCAGACAGCTCTTCAAGGATTTCCGCGCCAGGAGCGGCTTGACGCTCCCCGTCAGCCCTGTGGGAATGAACGCCCTGTTCCGCTTCCGCTACACGCTGTTCAAGGAATTGCTGGTGGCCAACTCCGAGCTGCTCACCGTCCTGTCGGACATGGATGAAAAACTCAAAGGCGAGACGATCTTCGGCCTGTCCTACATCAACAACCAGGTCAACAAGGCCCTCAAACACGCCTTTCAGATGGTCAAATGCCTCAATGTCATGTCCGGCGGCGCTTACCGCGAGCTCTACAACGCGTTGGAGCGGATCAACGAACAGATCAAGACCATCGTCAATGAGCGCAAAGTGGATCATGCCCCTCACGCGGTCATGCCCTATGACCAGATCCACCTCAAGGACAGCGACTGGGCCGGCGGCAAGAACGCCAATCTGGGGGAGATCAAAAACTGCCTCAATATCCCGGTGCCCGAGGGATTTGCCATCACCACCAAAGGTTTTCACCTCTTCTTTGAGCACAACGACCTCAAAGAAGAGATTATCAAACAGAAAAACCTGATTTATATCAATGAATTTGACTTACTGAACAGCCTCAGCGCCGAGACGCTGCAACTGGTCCGTTCCAAACCCCTCCCGCCGGAACTGGAAGCAGAGATTCACGCCGCCTGCACCCGGCTCTGGGGAAATGACCAGGAGGTCCTGGTGGCGATGCGCAGCAGCGCGGTAGGTGAAGACGGCGACATTTCCTATGCCGGCCAGTACCTCACCCTGCTGGGGGTAACCCGGGACGAGATCTGCGAGGCCTACAAATCGATCATCGCCAGTCTTTACTCCGCCCGCTCCATTTCCTATCGCACTTCCAAAGGGGTGTATGACGAGGATCTGGCCATGGCCGTGGCCTGCCTCAAGATGGTCGACTCGCGGGCCAGCGGTGTCCTGTACACCCGCCATCCCTATGACATCACCAACGAGCATATCTTGATCAACGCCGTCTGGGGCTTGGGTCCCTATGCGGTGGACGGGGTGGTAACGCCGGACGTTTATACCGTGTCCAAGGACGACGCTCTGACCCTGCTGGAAAAAAATATTTCACTCAAGCCGGTGCAGTTGGTGCTCAACCAAACAGGTGGTGTCGACGAGCGGCCCGTCCCCGCCGAACAGCAGCAGGCTGCCTGTCTCAGCGAGGCGCAGATCCGTCAGCTGGCTGGCTATGGCGTTGCCCTGGAAAAACATTACAAATGTCCCCAGGATGTTGAATGGGCACTGGCTCCGGACGGCAACCTCCTCATTCTCCAATCGCGGCCGCTGAAGATTCAAAGCCCGAAAAATTTCTGTCTGCTCAAGGCCCCCCCCCTGGAGGGGTATTCCCTGATCATCGACAATGCTGAAATTGCCTCGCAGGGAGTCGGCACCGGACCGGCCTTTCCGATCCAGACGGTGGAAGACCTGGTCAATTTCCCGCAAGGAGGGGTGTTGCTTGCCCGCCATTCATCCCCGGAATATGTGGTGGTGATGCGCCACTGCAGCGCCATCATCGTCGAAGCCGGCAGCGTCAGCGGCCACATGGCGGCCTTGGCTCGAGAATTCAATGTCCCCACCATTATCTGCGCCCAACCGATCCTGGAACGAATCGCCCAGGGGACGGTGCTGACCGTTGACGCCTTTACCGGGCGGGTCTATGCAGGCACGGTTCATGAACTGCTGGCCGCGATCAAGAAGGATGACGCCCACATGAAGGGTACCCCGGTCTATGAACAGCTGCAGCGGATTGCCCAACATGTCATTCCGCTCCATCTGGTCAACCCGGCTGCCCCGGAATTCACCGCCGCAGGGTGCACCACCCTGCACGACCTTGCCCGCTTCTGCCACGAATTTTCGTACAAGGAGATGTTTCAAATAAGTGATTTGGCATCGAAGTTCCATGGATGGTCGATCAAGTTGGATGCGCCCCTGCCTATGGACATCCACCTGATCGATCTCGGCAATGGTCTGAAGGCAGAGGCGACGGCGAAATGGAACGCGGTCAAGGTCGAGGAGATCGCCTCTGTGCCATTTTCGGCGCTGTTGCAGGGCATGCTCAACAAAAACGTGCACGGCCTGGAACCGCGGCCGGTCAACCTCTCCGGTCTGCTGTCGGTGATGCGCGAACAGACCTTGGCCCCCGGACACGTGGGCGAACGTTTCGGTGACCGCAGTTACGCCATCATCGCCGACAAATACCTCAACTTCAGCTCGCGGGTGGGCTATCATTACAGCGTCATCGACGCCTACTGTGGCGAGACCATCAACAAAAATTATATCACCTTCACCTTCAAGGGGGGAGCGGCCGACGACGTTCGCAAGAACAGGCGGGTCCGGGCCATCTCCCTGATCCTCGATCGGGAGGGGTTCAAGGTCAACGTCAAGGCCGACAAGGTCGATGCCCGGCTGCAGAAGTATCCCAAATCCTATATTGAAAGCCGGATGGATATCCTTGGGCGATTGCTGATTTTTACCCGCCAGCTCGACATGCTCATGACCACGGAAAAAAGCGTGGAATGGGTGGCGGAAAACTTCGTGGCCGGCAACTACAAGCTGACAACGCCTCCCCTGGAACAATGAGGGCCCGCCTTTAATCGCGCAAGCGGCACCTCCGCAACCTTAACCGCACGGAACAGCCATGCAGAACCTGATCCTCCTCATCATTATAATCGGCTCCATCATCATCGGCCTGGCCATCGGCATCCGGATGAAAAACAAACGAAAATAATGCCGGATTTCCTGTCGGTGTGCTTTGCCTGATCAGATGGAGCAACAGCATAGTCCCTCGACAAGAGATGACCACCCGAACGTCCGAGAGGTCACCTGCCCTCAAATCTCAACCACCGAGTACTGTTATGCGTGAAAAGCTCAAAGATTATCTTCGTTTGAAACGACTGCTTTCCGCCGGTTTTTTTACCAGCGGCATCATCCCCATTATCATCATCGCTTCGGGTTCCATCTATAACTTCAAGCAATTGTCGATCAACGACATCGAGGTCACGGCCCGGCAGGTGGCGGAGCATCGTACCGATGTGATCAACACCTTTCTCAACAGTCAGGTCAATTTCCTCTCCACGCTGATGAATCTTTATCCGCTGGATTATCTCGAGAATCAGGAGAACCTCAAAAACCTTTTCCTCGCCATCTCCAAGGAGGGGCAGGAAGGAGCCATCGTCGACCTGCAGCTGATCGACACCAACGGCAAACAGCTCGCCTACGTCGGGCCCTATCAGGAGAAGGTGCAGGGCAAGGATTACAAGGATATCCCCTGGTTCAGCGAGGTATTGGTGCGCGGTACCTATGTCAGCGACGTGTTCAGCGGCTTCCGCAACTATCCCCACTTTGTCATCGCCCTCACCAATCCCCTCAAGACGTATGTACTCCGGGCGACCATTAACTCCGGCATCTTCAATTCGCTGCTCTACAGCGCGCAGATCGGTCCCAACGGCGATGCCTTCATCCTCAATTCCAACGGCGAATTCCAGACCCCGAGCCTGCAAAAAATGGATAAACTGAACGCCCTGGAGATCAAAATGCTCAAACACCACCCGGGGACGGAAATTTCCTCGGACGACGAATATCTCTACGCCAGCCAGTGGCTCAACGGCAACATGTGGCTGCTGGTCATCAAGACCAAGATCACCGACTCCCTGGGCGTCTATTACAAGTACCGCAATCGCATCATCTTCATTGTCGCCGCCACCGCCGCCCTCTTTCTCTTCATCGCCAGCGGCATCAGCCGCTTCATCGTTGAACGGATGCAGCGGGCGGACCGGGAACAAACAGCGCTTGACCAGCAGATGGCCCATATTGAAAAAATGGCCAATATCGGCCGATT contains these protein-coding regions:
- a CDS encoding sensor histidine kinase, giving the protein MERNYRKLWWQHCLAIICFSVVPLLFVNISLYVLFDRIYTDTVTETLRSSAENRRDAIDLFFSERIAQLFTVANTNTFKDLTDENYLNRVFDIMHAKSTSYMDIGIIDNEGRHLSYVGPYYDLLKQVNYKNEPWFNAVKANGIYISDIFMGYRKVPHFIIAVMVREKSTSWILRVTINLKNIDDIVHKAWIGTLSDAYIVNGKNILQTRPRFGGDFLEPAGGPDFSSTVATKISRLAYKGSEAFYAAIPVANTKWVLVIKENPDEILSPLQKGKYWMAFLSLLGLTIIATGAALFTNTLINRIEETDRENAANSDMLLQANKMIALSKMAAGIAHEVNNPLASISEKAGWMKDLLAEEDIAASPNFAEFSESIDKIEYHVDRARKIVHNLLGFARRMEPAKEKININNLLDETTGLLENEARYVNILIKKQYAENVPVITSDLSQIQQVVLNLLNNAIDAIGSDGTITVGSRYLEDTDQVELWVADTGKGIPEAEQSKIFEPFFTTKAVGKGTGLGLSISYSIIEKLGGKMRVQSKVGEGTMFTILLPKN
- a CDS encoding response regulator, translating into MDTLRVLFVDDEDDFRETIVKRLNARKIQAMGAESGFKALEILKDHDFDVMVLDVKMPGMDGIETLRHVKKMKPEIEVIMLTGHASVEFGLKGMQLGAFDYVMKPAPLNELLDTIGQAYNKKRGVIH
- a CDS encoding sensor histidine kinase; the encoded protein is MRVWDTSHLLDDIPASKTASTEHVYDYTDSQANLNRIRQHFKQLQTRLILGLVVGFLLPNALLSAYFHYQFAHTLKNSAKLNLIAVAESQKNTIDLYLQERLVNLYNLFHSKEFTLSPTQAHMDNSLSSLKHFNDGFVDVGFLNPNGIQIGYAGPFASLLGKDYSKEDWYQRLLKENKSYLISDIYTGFRNVPHFTIATKQVFDGRTYVMRASLDPDKLYLYLRAISQGKGVESTLVNRQGQYQVVDPGRSQLPGSSDYLPPVTAASGVEELVLNDQNMLVAYSWLKETPWALLAMQPVAVAQAGMIRARLVLTIGLIGVSLIVSVIIFFTIKKLVRRARRMAEKGQQLQEMLAHASKLASIGELAAGVAHEINNPLAIIMATSGVIRDMLNPEFELDHSPEAICKELSVIDAAATRAKGITRKLQDMGKSRVPCTVACDVNALVEEVVTRLKKVEFKPKHFDVQCQLAPDLPHILAEPEPLRQVFANILINAGDAIADKGTITIATEAKDGMVLVTIADTGKGIPPENLQRIFNPFFTTKGGGKGTGLGLSIAASIVKYLGGTIKVNSIPGTGSSFTILLPVNEQAKKTIKQHDK
- a CDS encoding response regulator, translating into MEKKQRGFKVLLVDDEDIFREATARQLTVRGFVVLTAASGEEALTVVSSDPPEVVVLDQEMPGLHGSDTFVEIKKINPLIEVIMLTGNTSVDNAIELMRLGTFDYLMKPINIDELLYKIEDAYTRKKLNEKQQRETGQEKPMRA
- a CDS encoding PEP/pyruvate-binding domain-containing protein; the protein is MLKKLAAFSKKFFFFHQEESDPVLEAEEVEALRLTFKSRYHSFKLLLAANTRILEAMAEIERALQGNEPFSMSFVQTHCTSISVNVFRMINDMENIAPGKYTALRDSFLAIQKRIDALLGSKKQISDTRLVIPLEAVNSDMTDLVGGKMANLGDIKNRLHMHVPSGFVITAAAHEMFMQADGLQREIDRLFQVAGSDEDRNLDLVSSQIRQLIMSAEVPEPIYLAVVEAYTRMKTANNGQDIRMAVRSSAFGEDAENTSFAGQYRSELNVGFSQFFYYYKQVMASKYSVQAIAYKLSRGFRDEDIAMCVGCLAMIDAVAGGVIYTRNPLDTKDDAIYINSVWGLPKAVVDGDALCDLFVVARDDALTILRRDVREKGYRIDSFEEEGCIRTATGDEQRTMPSLTDEQVQLLADHAVRIEQYYETPQDIEWAIDTDGKVYILQSRPLQQMESILPGPDLDLKRFESSLLVEGGINASPGVACGKVFKVAKKVDILQFPEGAVLVVEQALPTWAPLVARAAAVVSEQGGFAGHLANVAREFGIPAVFGVSGAMAKMHNGDAVTVAADLGQVYLGNIAPLLEWTRPEPKLMLGSPVYESLKEVSRHIIPLHLLDPESRDFVPQNCQTFHDITRFIHEKSVYEMFNFGKDHSFSERSSKQLYYRVPMNWWILNLDDGFTHEIHSKYVKLEDIASIPMLAFWEGFAAIPWDGPPAMDGKGMTSIMFRSTMNTALVPGIKSKYADRNYFMVSRNYCTLSSRLGYHFSTMEAMVSERSAENYLGFKFKGGAADFERCLGRVHFIREILERYGFRAMVNGDNLDARMEGHDMDYMLSRLKILGYLTLHTRQLDMIMNNSALVGYYMNKLTKDIDSLLQEQYLCTA
- a CDS encoding PEP/pyruvate-binding domain-containing protein, which codes for MSTILGNLRQLFKDFRARSGLTLPVSPVGMNALFRFRYTLFKELLVANSELLTVLSDMDEKLKGETIFGLSYINNQVNKALKHAFQMVKCLNVMSGGAYRELYNALERINEQIKTIVNERKVDHAPHAVMPYDQIHLKDSDWAGGKNANLGEIKNCLNIPVPEGFAITTKGFHLFFEHNDLKEEIIKQKNLIYINEFDLLNSLSAETLQLVRSKPLPPELEAEIHAACTRLWGNDQEVLVAMRSSAVGEDGDISYAGQYLTLLGVTRDEICEAYKSIIASLYSARSISYRTSKGVYDEDLAMAVACLKMVDSRASGVLYTRHPYDITNEHILINAVWGLGPYAVDGVVTPDVYTVSKDDALTLLEKNISLKPVQLVLNQTGGVDERPVPAEQQQAACLSEAQIRQLAGYGVALEKHYKCPQDVEWALAPDGNLLILQSRPLKIQSPKNFCLLKAPPLEGYSLIIDNAEIASQGVGTGPAFPIQTVEDLVNFPQGGVLLARHSSPEYVVVMRHCSAIIVEAGSVSGHMAALAREFNVPTIICAQPILERIAQGTVLTVDAFTGRVYAGTVHELLAAIKKDDAHMKGTPVYEQLQRIAQHVIPLHLVNPAAPEFTAAGCTTLHDLARFCHEFSYKEMFQISDLASKFHGWSIKLDAPLPMDIHLIDLGNGLKAEATAKWNAVKVEEIASVPFSALLQGMLNKNVHGLEPRPVNLSGLLSVMREQTLAPGHVGERFGDRSYAIIADKYLNFSSRVGYHYSVIDAYCGETINKNYITFTFKGGAADDVRKNRRVRAISLILDREGFKVNVKADKVDARLQKYPKSYIESRMDILGRLLIFTRQLDMLMTTEKSVEWVAENFVAGNYKLTTPPLEQ